Proteins encoded in a region of the Puniceibacterium sp. IMCC21224 genome:
- a CDS encoding glycosyltransferase family 2 protein yields the protein MQQPRLLTVVLNYRTPDMTLRAVEAAVRELVDLRAEVVVVDNASGDGSFEKLTAGIARASWGRDVPVRVVASPVNGGFGAGNNFGIRAGLADGSRPDYVYILNSDAFPDPGSIRCLLTHLQTHPDAGFAGSYIHGPEGDAHITAFRFPSILSELEGSARFGPISRLLRYRAVPIGVPSVTVRVDWLAGASMLMRMDVLDEIGLFDEEFFLYFEETDLCLRAARAGHETHYVRGSEVTHIGSVSTGMKTWARMPTYWFDSRWYYFSHNHGRFYAALATLAHATGGLLWRLRRLVQSKPSADPPQFLRDLLLHDFKALTGAPPEKRLAVRATPVRIAAKARAEQPR from the coding sequence ATGCAGCAGCCGCGTCTGTTGACGGTGGTTTTGAATTACCGCACGCCTGATATGACCCTGCGGGCGGTCGAAGCGGCGGTGCGCGAGCTCGTCGATTTGAGGGCCGAGGTGGTGGTGGTCGACAACGCGTCGGGCGACGGGTCGTTCGAAAAGCTGACGGCCGGTATCGCTCGCGCATCTTGGGGGCGTGATGTTCCGGTGCGCGTGGTGGCATCCCCGGTGAACGGCGGATTTGGGGCGGGCAATAATTTCGGCATCCGTGCCGGGCTGGCTGATGGATCGCGGCCCGACTATGTCTATATCCTGAACTCGGACGCCTTTCCTGACCCCGGGTCGATCCGTTGTCTGCTGACGCATCTGCAAACGCATCCCGATGCCGGGTTCGCGGGCAGCTATATCCATGGACCCGAGGGCGACGCCCACATCACTGCGTTTCGGTTCCCGTCGATCCTGTCCGAACTCGAAGGGTCGGCGCGCTTTGGGCCGATCAGCCGGCTGCTGCGCTACCGTGCCGTCCCGATTGGCGTGCCAAGTGTGACGGTGCGTGTTGACTGGCTTGCCGGGGCGTCGATGTTGATGCGGATGGATGTGCTGGACGAGATTGGCCTGTTTGACGAAGAGTTTTTTCTTTATTTCGAGGAAACCGATCTGTGTCTGCGGGCGGCGCGTGCCGGACATGAGACGCATTATGTCCGTGGTTCAGAGGTCACGCATATCGGGTCTGTTTCCACCGGAATGAAAACCTGGGCGCGGATGCCGACCTATTGGTTCGACAGCCGCTGGTATTATTTTTCGCACAACCACGGACGCTTCTATGCAGCTTTGGCGACGCTGGCCCACGCCACCGGCGGGCTGCTGTGGCGGTTGCGACGGTTGGTCCAGTCCAAACCTTCCGCAGATCCGCCACAGTTTTTGCGCGATCTTCTGTTACACGATTTCAAGGCGCTGACGGGCGCGCCGCCGGAAAAGCGACTGGCGGTTCGCGCCACGCCGGTTCGGATCGCAGCTAAGGCACGAGCGGAGCAACCAAGATGA
- a CDS encoding type I polyketide synthase, translated as MNSQNHLSSDSDIAIVGMAAHLPGAGTIAEYWRNLRDGVSSIRHLSEDALRDAGETPGLIRHKNYVPYAAPLDGFEMFDADFFGFSPKEAAIMDPQHRQFLETAWEAFESAGHVPEGFDGQIGVYAGCGMGSYFYFNVCSNPDLVANTGMFLLRHTGNDKDFMTTRASHVFDLTGPSINLQTACSTSLVATHYACQALLNGECDMALAGGATIELPQGRGYLFKENEILSPDGQCHAFDHRAQGTVFGSGAGVVVLRRLADAVADGDHIWAVIKGSAVNNDGAAKAGYLAPSVDGQAQAIAEAQAVAGITADTVGYVECHGTGTYLGDPIEVAALTQAFSQTTDARGFCRIGSVKTNIGHLDTAAGVASLIKAGLALHNRQMPPSLGYEATNPAIDFEASPFRVNDRLTDWPAGASPRRAGVNSLGVGGTNAHVVLEEAPERAVSDDSDWPFQILTLSGRSKAALDDNAKRLAAHLRANPQQSLADVAFTLRHGRQAFEKRRVIVAETSGEAAKLLEEDTPRRVHSHTALHAPDVAFLFPGGGAQYAGMARDLYETEPVFAEWMDRGLEVLATIEDRDIRALWLPDDANRAQADAALTRPSLQLPLIMISEYALAQLWISWGVTPTVLSGHSMGENTAACVAGVMSFEDCIGLVHLRGRLFDTVPQGGMLSVSLSADRLQPLLGDALDLGAVNAPELSVASGPQVALDQLEAQLRALDIDCRRIPIDVAAHSRMLEPILNDFRSYLRAIDLNPPQIPLTSNRTGAMMTDAQATDPEYWVDHLRGTVHFADCIGTLAQDNRIFLEVGPGKALSALARQHGAVPGQQVLSSLRHPDEDVADDKYHLETLGRLWALGAEFDWDQIWGDARRNRVPLPTYAFQRAPYFIAPGTAQQDGASHYLMRSDDVAGWGWAPVWRPRSAEPEVDVAEGLDEGEPQTWLMFMDDAGLAQSCAKRLRGAGHTVVELRAGDTFSRVSEESYVLAPERGREGYDLLVQDMLSRGQVPSRIAHFWMVTADETHRPGSSFFHRLQEQGFYALLFLAQVMAEENLPRPLHIHIVTNGAAQVRDEPLLWPAKSTIAGPARVISRELPGVTVSTLDISLPVPPSAALWRRGTVQAQFRATQDALTLRLLEELMSPPANRIVALRADRRFECAQRPVPLSDPARPVARDGTYLITGGFGGIGLSLARDFAAQGANLILVARGDLPARKDWPDYLARHAPQDRIAARIRAVQDLEQAGGHVMIAAADVCNLTQMRGVVDAAIDRFGVITGVIHAAGVIADAPLQTKSPASIEDVFTPKIHGTQVLDQLFPDGTLEWMVLFASSSTVTAPAGQVDYVAANEYLNAYARSRRGGQTRVVAINWGIWNEVGMAAEAVAARNGDVPQAPIAEAGVPMLDKATFDAAGNRLFTARYDASDWFIGEHRTASGDALLPGTGYLTLAAHALRAQAETGPFEIRDLTFLRPLYVPEGGARDIRLRLKRGEAGYGLDVLGDVTLNGRSGHALTAQGRLVLVPMAQPRALDLTEVRRRCGAAQNAADGGKLRTAQEVHLAFGPRWRVLDTRALGDDEGIADLSLPLAAQDDTGFVLHPALLDIATGWAMDLIDGYRPDHLWVPVSYARVRVHHPLPARIVSWVRNAGDNQGSGETASFDVTLCAPDGTVCVEIDGFSIRRLEDAHVLSAAPRLTKAEVEFDVPQDGVSQPLSPAEERLHHNLSQGILPAEGVAAFHRALGLGLPQVAVSSMNLDALTAQTAASTAKVSDGQTFDRPQLDGDYVAPETDIERTLAGFWQDLLGVSAPGVEDSFFDLGGHSLIAVRLFSMVKKAYRIEFPISVLFEAPTIRKCAALIAEQTGLNDATTSDAPTRSRGPERRFKHLVAMHDGEGGPRTPFFLVAGMFGNVLNLRHLAHLLGADRPFYGLQARGLYGDESPHDDLPQMARDYIAEMKQVQPQGPYLLGGFSGGGITAYEIAQQLRAMGDEVAMIVLLDTPLPQRRPLTRRDRLLIQVHEVRRKGLRYPLIWARNRIAWEIAKRRGGVEPTVTEAAFHNAEIEAAFLRAVDAYRMRPWDAPIALFRPPQHGRWTVSGGQMVDSQRAYVFPDNDWGQYTPQIAVFEVPGDHDSMVLEPNVRVLAGLMKTAIVQAEASAHEHGTVVPFPLTQAAE; from the coding sequence ATGAATAGTCAGAATCACTTATCCAGCGACAGCGATATTGCGATTGTCGGTATGGCGGCCCACCTTCCGGGGGCCGGTACAATTGCAGAATATTGGCGCAACTTGCGCGATGGTGTATCGTCGATCCGCCATCTGTCCGAAGATGCGCTGCGTGACGCAGGCGAAACCCCCGGCCTGATCCGGCACAAGAATTATGTGCCTTACGCCGCGCCGCTCGATGGGTTCGAAATGTTCGACGCGGATTTCTTTGGGTTCAGCCCCAAAGAGGCGGCGATCATGGATCCGCAGCACCGGCAATTCCTTGAGACCGCTTGGGAGGCGTTCGAGAGCGCGGGCCACGTACCTGAGGGTTTCGATGGCCAGATCGGTGTTTACGCGGGCTGCGGCATGGGCAGCTATTTCTATTTCAACGTCTGCTCGAATCCGGATCTGGTCGCGAACACCGGCATGTTCCTGTTGCGCCACACCGGCAACGACAAAGATTTCATGACGACGCGGGCAAGCCATGTATTCGATCTGACGGGGCCGTCGATCAACCTGCAAACCGCGTGTTCGACCTCACTCGTGGCGACGCATTATGCCTGTCAGGCGTTGCTGAATGGCGAATGCGATATGGCGCTGGCAGGCGGTGCCACGATCGAGTTGCCACAGGGACGCGGCTATCTGTTCAAAGAGAATGAGATTCTGTCGCCGGATGGTCAGTGCCATGCCTTTGATCATCGGGCGCAGGGAACAGTATTCGGGTCAGGCGCGGGTGTCGTTGTGCTGCGACGGCTGGCAGATGCTGTGGCGGATGGCGACCATATCTGGGCGGTGATCAAAGGCTCGGCTGTCAACAACGACGGTGCGGCCAAGGCGGGCTATCTCGCTCCTTCGGTTGACGGTCAGGCACAGGCCATTGCCGAGGCGCAGGCGGTTGCCGGCATCACGGCGGACACGGTCGGCTATGTGGAATGCCACGGCACCGGAACCTATCTGGGCGACCCTATCGAAGTCGCCGCGCTGACACAGGCGTTTTCGCAAACCACTGACGCGAGGGGATTTTGTCGCATCGGATCGGTCAAGACCAATATCGGCCACCTCGATACGGCGGCGGGTGTGGCGTCGCTGATCAAGGCCGGGCTGGCGCTGCACAACCGGCAGATGCCGCCCAGCCTTGGGTATGAGGCAACAAATCCGGCGATTGATTTCGAGGCGTCACCGTTTCGCGTCAACGACCGGCTCACCGACTGGCCAGCGGGGGCATCGCCGCGCCGGGCCGGGGTGAATTCGCTGGGTGTCGGCGGCACCAACGCGCATGTGGTATTGGAAGAGGCGCCCGAACGCGCAGTGTCCGACGATAGTGACTGGCCGTTCCAGATCCTTACCCTGTCGGGGCGCAGTAAGGCGGCGCTGGACGACAACGCCAAACGTCTGGCCGCACATCTGCGCGCCAATCCGCAGCAATCGCTGGCCGACGTTGCCTTTACCCTGCGCCATGGCCGTCAGGCGTTTGAAAAGCGCCGGGTGATTGTCGCCGAGACGTCTGGGGAGGCGGCGAAGCTGTTGGAGGAGGACACGCCGCGCCGGGTGCATTCCCACACCGCCTTGCATGCGCCCGATGTGGCATTTTTGTTCCCCGGCGGCGGTGCGCAATATGCCGGAATGGCGCGCGACTTGTACGAGACCGAGCCGGTCTTTGCCGAATGGATGGATCGCGGACTAGAGGTTCTGGCCACGATCGAGGATCGCGATATTCGGGCGCTGTGGCTGCCGGATGACGCCAACCGGGCGCAGGCCGACGCGGCGCTGACCCGGCCTTCGCTGCAACTGCCGCTGATCATGATCAGCGAATATGCGTTGGCGCAATTGTGGATCAGTTGGGGCGTGACGCCGACGGTGCTGTCCGGGCACAGCATGGGCGAAAACACCGCCGCCTGTGTCGCCGGCGTGATGTCGTTCGAAGATTGTATCGGGCTGGTGCATCTGCGCGGACGGCTGTTTGACACGGTTCCTCAGGGGGGGATGCTGTCGGTCAGCCTGTCAGCGGACCGGTTGCAGCCGCTGCTGGGCGACGCGCTCGACCTCGGGGCGGTGAATGCCCCGGAACTTAGCGTTGCCTCGGGGCCGCAGGTCGCTCTGGATCAGCTTGAGGCGCAGCTCAGGGCGCTGGATATTGATTGTCGGCGCATTCCCATCGACGTCGCTGCGCATTCGCGGATGTTAGAGCCGATCCTTAACGATTTCCGTAGCTATCTACGGGCCATCGACCTGAACCCGCCGCAGATTCCTCTGACCTCGAACCGCACTGGCGCGATGATGACCGACGCGCAGGCGACGGACCCGGAGTATTGGGTCGATCATCTGCGCGGCACCGTGCATTTCGCAGATTGTATTGGCACGCTGGCACAGGACAACCGCATTTTCCTTGAGGTCGGACCAGGCAAGGCGCTGTCGGCGCTGGCGCGTCAGCATGGCGCGGTGCCAGGACAGCAGGTGCTGTCGTCGCTGCGTCACCCCGACGAGGATGTCGCCGACGATAAATATCACCTTGAAACGCTGGGTCGCCTTTGGGCGTTGGGTGCAGAGTTCGATTGGGATCAGATCTGGGGTGACGCGCGGCGCAACCGGGTGCCGCTGCCGACCTATGCCTTTCAGCGCGCGCCGTATTTTATTGCCCCCGGCACTGCGCAGCAGGATGGCGCATCGCATTATCTGATGCGCAGCGATGATGTTGCCGGATGGGGCTGGGCCCCGGTCTGGCGGCCCCGCTCGGCGGAACCCGAGGTTGATGTCGCTGAGGGATTGGATGAGGGCGAACCGCAGACCTGGCTCATGTTCATGGACGACGCCGGGCTGGCGCAGAGCTGCGCCAAACGGTTGCGCGGTGCCGGTCATACGGTTGTTGAATTGCGCGCGGGCGACACCTTTTCGCGGGTGTCGGAAGAAAGCTATGTTCTGGCGCCCGAACGTGGCCGCGAAGGCTATGATCTGCTGGTGCAGGATATGCTGTCGCGCGGTCAGGTGCCCAGTCGGATCGCGCATTTCTGGATGGTCACGGCCGATGAAACCCACCGCCCGGGGTCAAGCTTTTTCCACCGCCTTCAGGAGCAGGGATTTTACGCGCTGCTGTTCCTTGCTCAGGTGATGGCCGAGGAAAATCTGCCGCGCCCGCTGCACATCCACATTGTGACCAATGGCGCTGCTCAGGTCCGCGACGAACCACTGCTGTGGCCCGCCAAGTCAACCATCGCGGGCCCCGCACGGGTGATTTCGCGCGAATTGCCCGGGGTCACGGTGTCGACGCTGGATATCAGCCTGCCGGTGCCGCCGTCCGCCGCGTTGTGGCGGCGCGGTACTGTGCAGGCGCAATTCAGGGCGACGCAGGATGCGCTGACCCTGCGCCTGCTCGAAGAGCTGATGTCACCCCCCGCAAACCGGATCGTCGCCCTGCGCGCTGATCGGCGGTTTGAATGTGCGCAACGCCCCGTGCCGCTGAGCGATCCGGCCCGTCCGGTGGCGCGCGACGGCACCTATCTGATCACCGGCGGGTTTGGCGGAATCGGTCTGTCTCTGGCGCGGGATTTTGCGGCACAGGGCGCGAATCTGATTCTTGTGGCGCGGGGCGATTTACCGGCCCGCAAGGATTGGCCGGACTATCTCGCCCGGCACGCGCCGCAGGACCGTATCGCCGCCCGCATTCGCGCGGTGCAGGATTTGGAGCAGGCCGGCGGCCACGTGATGATCGCCGCCGCCGATGTCTGCAACCTGACGCAGATGCGCGGTGTGGTTGATGCCGCTATCGACCGTTTCGGCGTGATCACTGGCGTGATCCACGCCGCGGGTGTCATCGCCGATGCGCCGCTGCAAACCAAATCCCCGGCATCGATCGAGGATGTGTTCACGCCCAAGATCCACGGGACCCAGGTGCTCGACCAGCTGTTCCCTGACGGGACGCTGGAATGGATGGTGCTGTTTGCCTCATCCTCGACCGTTACGGCACCAGCGGGGCAGGTCGACTATGTGGCTGCCAACGAATATCTCAACGCCTACGCCCGGTCGCGCCGGGGTGGGCAGACCCGCGTGGTCGCTATCAACTGGGGCATCTGGAACGAAGTCGGCATGGCCGCCGAGGCAGTTGCCGCCCGCAATGGCGACGTACCGCAGGCGCCGATCGCAGAGGCGGGTGTGCCGATGTTGGACAAGGCGACGTTTGACGCTGCGGGCAACCGGCTTTTTACCGCGCGTTACGACGCCAGCGACTGGTTCATTGGCGAACATCGCACGGCGTCAGGTGATGCGCTGCTGCCCGGCACCGGATATCTGACTTTGGCGGCCCATGCGCTAAGGGCGCAGGCCGAGACGGGGCCGTTTGAGATCCGCGACCTGACATTCTTGCGGCCTCTGTACGTCCCCGAAGGCGGCGCGCGCGACATCCGTCTGCGGTTGAAACGGGGCGAGGCGGGCTATGGTTTGGATGTGCTGGGCGATGTGACCCTGAACGGCAGATCCGGCCATGCGCTGACCGCGCAGGGGCGCCTTGTTCTGGTGCCGATGGCACAGCCGCGCGCGCTGGATCTGACGGAGGTCCGGCGGCGCTGTGGTGCGGCGCAAAACGCGGCGGACGGAGGCAAACTGCGCACGGCGCAAGAGGTGCATCTGGCCTTTGGCCCGCGCTGGAGGGTGCTGGACACCCGCGCGCTGGGCGACGACGAGGGGATCGCCGATCTGTCGCTGCCGCTTGCCGCGCAGGACGACACCGGGTTCGTGCTGCATCCCGCGCTTTTGGATATAGCGACCGGTTGGGCGATGGATCTGATTGACGGCTATCGCCCGGACCATTTGTGGGTGCCGGTGTCCTATGCCCGTGTCCGGGTCCACCATCCCCTGCCTGCGCGCATCGTGAGTTGGGTGCGCAATGCCGGCGACAATCAGGGTTCCGGTGAAACAGCGAGCTTTGATGTGACGCTGTGTGCGCCAGACGGTACGGTCTGTGTCGAAATCGACGGCTTTTCGATCCGGCGGCTAGAGGACGCGCATGTGTTGTCAGCCGCGCCGCGACTGACCAAAGCCGAGGTTGAGTTCGACGTCCCCCAAGATGGCGTCAGCCAGCCACTGTCCCCGGCCGAAGAGCGCCTGCACCATAACCTGTCGCAAGGCATCCTGCCCGCCGAAGGGGTCGCGGCGTTCCACCGCGCGCTGGGTTTGGGCCTGCCGCAGGTGGCGGTGTCTTCGATGAACCTTGATGCGTTGACTGCGCAGACAGCGGCCAGCACGGCCAAGGTGTCAGACGGCCAGACATTTGACCGCCCTCAGCTTGACGGTGACTATGTTGCGCCCGAAACGGATATCGAACGCACACTCGCCGGGTTTTGGCAGGATCTTCTGGGCGTGTCCGCGCCCGGAGTCGAGGACAGTTTTTTTGATCTGGGTGGGCATTCCCTGATTGCCGTGCGCCTGTTTTCTATGGTGAAAAAGGCCTACCGGATCGAATTCCCGATCTCGGTCCTGTTCGAGGCGCCGACAATCCGTAAATGTGCCGCGCTGATCGCCGAACAAACCGGCCTGAATGACGCCACCACAAGCGACGCGCCGACCCGGTCGCGCGGACCCGAACGGCGGTTCAAACATCTGGTCGCCATGCACGATGGCGAGGGGGGGCCGCGTACCCCGTTTTTCCTGGTGGCCGGCATGTTCGGCAACGTGTTGAACCTGCGCCATCTGGCACATCTTTTGGGGGCAGACCGACCGTTTTATGGATTGCAGGCGCGCGGCCTTTACGGCGACGAGTCGCCGCATGATGATCTGCCCCAGATGGCGCGCGACTACATCGCCGAGATGAAGCAGGTTCAACCGCAGGGGCCTTATCTGCTGGGTGGCTTTTCGGGTGGTGGGATTACCGCCTATGAGATCGCGCAGCAATTGCGCGCGATGGGGGACGAGGTGGCGATGATTGTGCTGCTTGATACGCCGCTGCCGCAACGCCGGCCCCTGACGCGCCGCGACCGTCTGCTGATTCAAGTGCACGAGGTGCGGCGCAAGGGATTGCGGTATCCGCTGATCTGGGCGCGCAATCGTATCGCCTGGGAAATCGCCAAGCGGCGTGGCGGGGTCGAACCCACTGTAACCGAAGCTGCGTTCCACAATGCCGAGATCGAGGCCGCGTTCCTGCGCGCCGTCGACGCCTATCGGATGCGACCCTGGGATGCGCCGATTGCGCTGTTCCGGCCACCGCAGCATGGCCGTTGGACGGTGTCGGGCGGCCAAATGGTCGACAGCCAGCGGGCTTATGTCTTTCCGGACAATGACTGGGGGCAATACACACCGCAGATCGCGGTGTTCGAGGTGCCGGGCGATCACGATTCCATGGTGCTTGAGCCGAATGTTCGCGTCCTTGCGGGGTTGATGAAGACCGCTATCGTGCAGGCCGAGGCATCCGCGCATGAGCACGGGACTGTTGTTCCCTTTCCCTTAACGCAAGCGGCGGAATAG